From Candidatus Tanganyikabacteria bacterium, the proteins below share one genomic window:
- a CDS encoding Hsp20/alpha crystallin family protein — MDPRFRRQVPHSLLRNLDEISQLFQEAFGERAAAPPGHWQPPADVFETPDAYIICLDLPGTRQEDIRLGVEGNELTLSGDRPYQEPESAKAQRVERAFGSFQRTFPLPVNVNRSGIKAALKDGVLTLRLPKKEEVRAQTINIEVGE, encoded by the coding sequence ATGGATCCCCGCTTCCGCCGCCAGGTGCCCCACAGCTTGCTGCGCAACCTCGACGAGATCAGCCAGTTGTTCCAGGAGGCTTTCGGCGAGCGCGCTGCGGCGCCTCCCGGCCACTGGCAGCCGCCGGCCGACGTCTTCGAGACCCCCGACGCCTACATCATCTGCCTGGATCTTCCGGGCACGCGCCAGGAGGACATCCGCCTGGGGGTGGAGGGCAACGAGCTCACGCTGTCGGGCGATCGCCCCTACCAGGAGCCCGAGAGCGCCAAGGCGCAGCGCGTGGAGCGCGCCTTCGGCTCCTTCCAGCGGACGTTTCCCCTTCCCGTCAACGTCAACCGCTCGGGCATCAAGGCCGCGCTCAAGGATGGGGTGCTGACGCTCCGTCTCCCCAAGAAGGAGGAGGTGCGCGCGCAAACCATCAATATCGAGGTCGGAGAATAA
- a CDS encoding septal ring lytic transglycosylase RlpA family protein — protein MVVRCEHETLLEVDDAFARTQRQRPAQVALAAIDDLRQALGGLPLARQVSRGGLPGVPARDAVASWYGGFFHGRTAADGSRFDKTDFTVASRTLPLGTLLLVQNPRNDKAVLVRVTDRGPYIHGRSLDLSQRTAQVLGIERAGVAPVRYYVFPQ, from the coding sequence CTGGTGGTGCGCTGCGAGCATGAGACCCTCCTCGAGGTCGATGACGCCTTCGCGCGCACCCAGCGCCAGCGGCCGGCGCAAGTCGCCCTGGCGGCCATCGACGACCTCCGGCAGGCGCTAGGAGGCCTGCCGCTGGCCAGGCAGGTCAGCCGCGGCGGGCTCCCCGGAGTCCCCGCCAGGGACGCGGTGGCATCCTGGTACGGCGGTTTCTTCCACGGCCGCACGGCCGCGGACGGCTCGCGCTTCGACAAGACCGACTTCACGGTGGCCAGTCGCACGCTCCCCCTCGGCACGCTGCTGCTGGTGCAGAACCCGCGCAACGACAAGGCGGTGCTGGTCCGGGTGACCGACCGCGGCCCCTACATCCACGGCCGCTCGCTGGACCTCTCGCAGCGCACCGCCCAGGTGCTGGGCATCGAGCGCGCGGGGGTCGCGCCGGTGCGCTACTATGTGTTTCCCCAGTAA